The Acidicapsa acidisoli genome contains a region encoding:
- the hxlB gene encoding 6-phospho-3-hexuloisomerase, translating to MSLGVLEPQSYSLNQVLILDELKQSLAAVSEAEIETAQRRILAAKRIFVAGAGRSGLALKMAAMRFMHLGLEVHVAGEVTAPAIGPDDLLLVASGSGATASAVHAAEVARKVGAEVLAVTATRDSKLANLAQWLIVIPAATKQNLNGTASAQYAGALFEQSVMLLTDSMFHAMWREWGESAEELYKRHANLE from the coding sequence ATGTCGCTTGGCGTATTAGAACCGCAGAGTTATTCCCTGAATCAGGTTTTGATTCTTGATGAATTGAAGCAGTCGCTCGCAGCCGTGAGCGAAGCAGAAATCGAAACAGCCCAACGGAGAATCCTCGCAGCAAAGCGAATCTTCGTCGCAGGTGCAGGACGTAGTGGGTTGGCGCTGAAGATGGCTGCGATGCGCTTCATGCATCTTGGGCTGGAGGTTCACGTGGCTGGAGAAGTCACCGCTCCAGCGATTGGTCCGGACGATCTTCTTCTGGTTGCATCCGGTTCGGGCGCCACCGCCAGCGCGGTACATGCAGCCGAAGTTGCGCGGAAGGTCGGCGCCGAGGTACTGGCTGTCACCGCGACGCGCGACTCGAAGTTGGCAAACCTGGCGCAGTGGCTGATTGTGATTCCCGCAGCGACCAAGCAGAACCTGAATGGGACAGCATCCGCGCAGTATGCCGGTGCGCTCTTCGAGCAGAGTGTGATGTTGCTTACAGATTCGATGTTTCATGCGATGTGGCGCGAATGGGGCGAGAGCGCGGAAGAGCTCTATAAGCGACACGCAAACCTTGAGTAA
- a CDS encoding LysR family transcriptional regulator, with protein sequence MIIRNFEYLLALNKERHFARAAAECHVSQPTLSAGIKQLEEDMDVLIVKRGRKFEGFTPEGKRVLAWAQQMMEDCVRLKRELHELREHGMQGPFRLAMLPATSAISSVLSIAFSEKFPDIQMSTETGDVTQLLHAVRNGGVDVALTYIDEPMTDGLDAFALYRERMFLFTSTDAGEADRVSWADVAALPLCLLRSAMPRSAELQLERASKMIYTDSTAVLAAHLNTGRWSTVLPQSLASTLPSVSSLRAIAIVKPVEQANVGFVTVKSNPLPAAVHAFMEMAHSPEMVSAIRAMLTAYQKFRVKSPR encoded by the coding sequence TTGATTATCAGAAATTTTGAGTACCTGCTCGCTTTGAATAAAGAGCGCCACTTCGCCCGTGCCGCTGCGGAATGTCATGTCTCCCAACCGACCCTTTCCGCCGGAATCAAGCAACTCGAAGAAGATATGGATGTGCTGATCGTCAAGCGCGGCCGTAAATTCGAGGGATTTACACCCGAAGGAAAGCGAGTGCTCGCCTGGGCGCAACAGATGATGGAAGATTGCGTGCGGCTGAAGCGCGAGCTGCACGAACTCCGCGAACACGGAATGCAGGGGCCGTTCCGACTGGCCATGCTGCCGGCAACCTCCGCGATCAGTTCGGTGCTGAGCATCGCCTTCTCTGAAAAATTTCCGGATATACAGATGTCGACCGAGACCGGCGACGTGACCCAGTTGCTACACGCCGTGCGTAACGGCGGGGTGGACGTAGCGCTCACCTATATCGACGAACCGATGACGGACGGGCTGGACGCATTCGCCTTGTATCGCGAGCGAATGTTTCTGTTCACATCAACTGACGCGGGAGAAGCAGACCGCGTGAGCTGGGCGGATGTTGCCGCACTTCCGCTTTGCCTTTTGCGCTCGGCAATGCCGCGCAGCGCGGAGCTGCAGCTTGAAAGAGCGTCGAAGATGATCTACACCGATTCAACAGCAGTGCTGGCAGCCCATCTGAATACAGGACGATGGTCGACGGTGCTGCCGCAATCGCTGGCATCAACTCTGCCATCGGTGTCGTCGCTCCGAGCCATTGCCATTGTCAAGCCGGTGGAGCAGGCGAATGTCGGATTCGTGACCGTAAAGAGCAATCCGCTTCCGGCTGCGGTACATGCGTTTATGGAGATGGCGCATTCGCCCGAGATGGTCAGTGCGATTCGCGCGATGCTGACCGCCTATCAGAAGTTTCGGGTAAAATCGCCTCGTTAG
- a CDS encoding helix-turn-helix domain-containing protein, protein MTNILRQEERIARDAAFERMLAELRPEFGLTEQIRRARLRAGMTQAQLARRMGTTQSAIARLEAGLGLPKIRTLKKLAEVTESRLVLRLDEGLDERIR, encoded by the coding sequence ATGACTAACATTTTGCGACAGGAAGAACGGATTGCGAGGGATGCCGCGTTTGAACGGATGCTTGCGGAACTTAGACCGGAGTTTGGATTGACGGAGCAGATCAGGAGGGCTCGATTGCGCGCGGGGATGACCCAGGCGCAGCTTGCGCGGCGAATGGGTACGACGCAGTCGGCGATTGCGCGGCTGGAGGCAGGGCTCGGATTGCCGAAGATCCGGACGCTGAAGAAACTGGCGGAGGTGACCGAAAGCCGCCTGGTGCTGAGGTTGGATGAGGGGCTGGATGAGCGGATTCGGTAG
- a CDS encoding SDR family oxidoreductase, translating into MSMVLVTGGSGFIGSHCILQLLAAGYRVRTTVRNLKRDEDVRAMLAAGGAEAGDRLTFAAADLEKDAGWAEAVAGCEFVLHVASPFPLRVPKDENELIVPAREGTLRVLRAARDAGVKRVVLTSSFAAIGYGHEATTTPFNETTWSNLDGKVNVPPYMKSKTLAERAAWEFIAKEGGGMELSVVNPVGVFGPVLGPDYATSIVIVQRLMDGGVPGCPRLSFGVVDVRDVANLHLRAMTDPAAKGERFLAVAGESVSMLEMALILKRRMGAAAKRVPTGQLPDWLLRTIAVFDPTVRQIVPELGKVKNASNAKARRVLGWVPRSNEEAIVATAESLMRLGLLKDSAKR; encoded by the coding sequence ATGAGCATGGTTCTGGTTACGGGTGGTTCGGGATTTATTGGCAGTCATTGCATTCTGCAACTGCTGGCGGCGGGGTACCGGGTGCGGACGACGGTAAGGAATCTGAAGCGCGATGAGGATGTACGGGCCATGCTCGCGGCGGGTGGGGCGGAGGCTGGTGATCGCTTGACCTTTGCGGCTGCCGATCTGGAGAAGGATGCGGGTTGGGCGGAGGCTGTGGCGGGCTGTGAGTTTGTGCTGCATGTGGCTTCGCCTTTTCCGCTGCGCGTGCCGAAGGACGAGAACGAACTGATTGTGCCCGCGCGCGAAGGGACGCTGCGCGTGCTGCGAGCGGCGCGGGATGCGGGTGTGAAACGGGTGGTGCTGACCTCGTCGTTTGCTGCGATTGGTTATGGGCACGAGGCGACGACGACTCCGTTTAATGAGACGACGTGGTCGAATCTCGACGGAAAGGTGAATGTTCCTCCGTATATGAAGTCGAAGACGCTGGCGGAGCGGGCGGCGTGGGAGTTTATTGCTAAAGAGGGCGGCGGGATGGAGCTTTCCGTGGTGAATCCGGTGGGCGTGTTTGGACCGGTGCTGGGGCCGGATTATGCGACCTCGATTGTGATTGTGCAGCGGCTTATGGATGGCGGGGTACCGGGGTGCCCGCGGCTGAGCTTTGGGGTAGTGGATGTGCGCGATGTGGCGAATCTGCATCTGCGCGCGATGACCGACCCGGCAGCGAAGGGCGAGCGCTTTCTTGCGGTTGCGGGGGAATCCGTCTCGATGCTGGAGATGGCCCTGATCCTAAAGCGCCGCATGGGTGCGGCAGCCAAGCGGGTGCCGACGGGGCAATTGCCGGATTGGCTCCTGCGGACGATTGCGGTCTTTGATCCGACGGTGAGGCAGATTGTGCCGGAGCTTGGCAAGGTGAAGAATGCTTCGAATGCAAAGGCGCGGCGGGTGCTGGGATGGGTTCCGCGGTCGAATGAGGAGGCGATTGTGGCTACTGCCGAGAGCCTGATGAGGCTTGGGCTTTTGAAGGATAGTGCGAAGAGGTGA
- a CDS encoding ABC transporter ATP-binding protein has product MADETNTPKKAEDEVSGKAYDGRLMMRLGRYLGPYRLQATISVIAVILKAASDVVGPYLVKVGLDRYLTSHATILSAGPSTNWLGRRLSDDPFTGLGQLASLYLGALLLAYGFEFTQTYLMQWTGQKVMFDLRREIFRHMQRMHIGFFDQHAVGRLVTRLTSDVDAINEMFTAGVLSMIDDVFALTVMVCVMLAMNWKLALLTLSVLPLIVVVTNLFRKSVRESYRRVRGAIARINSFTQEHVSGMSVVQLFNREERAFNDFTKVNELHMIAFKDTIFAYALYYPAVEILSSIAIALVIWRGGFGVIHSAEAGTSMVAGAVTIGVLSAFIQYSQRFFRPIMDLSEKFNILQAAMAACERIFKLLDTPTEIVSPAEAKAGDGSNRIEFRHVWFTYQALTEEQRAKVAAASAAELAAMPDVEWILKDVSFVVEPGQTVAIVGHTGAGKTTLTGLMMRFYDVTRGAIYLDGVDLREHDLGALRRHFAVVLQDPFLFTGTIAENIRLGAAEITEDRMVAAARDVNVLEFVQGLAKGFDEPVLERGNSLSTGQKQLINFARALAYDPRILILDEATSSVDTDTEMKIRLALERMVEGRTSVLIAHRLSTVQRADVILVMHKGQLREFGSHQELLGQRGIYWKLYQLQYKDQEPGAASAVLAPELASGLALGD; this is encoded by the coding sequence ATGGCAGACGAGACGAATACGCCGAAAAAGGCTGAGGACGAGGTTAGCGGCAAGGCTTACGATGGCCGGCTGATGATGCGGCTTGGCCGGTATTTGGGGCCATATCGGCTGCAGGCTACGATTTCCGTCATTGCCGTGATTCTGAAGGCTGCTTCGGATGTGGTGGGGCCATATCTGGTGAAAGTCGGGCTGGACCGGTATCTGACTTCCCACGCCACGATCCTTTCGGCTGGTCCGAGCACGAACTGGCTGGGGCGGCGGCTGAGCGATGATCCGTTTACCGGGCTGGGGCAGTTGGCTTCGCTTTATCTGGGAGCGCTGCTGCTGGCGTATGGGTTTGAGTTTACACAGACTTACCTGATGCAGTGGACCGGGCAGAAGGTGATGTTTGACCTGCGGCGCGAGATCTTCCGGCATATGCAGCGGATGCATATCGGGTTCTTTGATCAACATGCGGTGGGGCGGCTGGTAACGCGGCTGACCTCGGATGTGGACGCGATCAATGAGATGTTCACGGCTGGCGTGTTGTCGATGATTGACGACGTGTTTGCGCTGACGGTGATGGTTTGCGTGATGCTGGCGATGAACTGGAAGCTGGCGCTGCTCACGCTGAGCGTGCTGCCGCTGATTGTGGTGGTGACGAATCTGTTTCGCAAGTCGGTGCGCGAGAGCTACCGGCGGGTGCGCGGGGCGATTGCGCGGATCAACAGCTTTACCCAGGAGCATGTGAGCGGGATGTCTGTGGTGCAGCTCTTTAATCGCGAGGAGCGGGCCTTCAACGACTTTACGAAGGTGAATGAGCTGCACATGATCGCCTTCAAGGACACGATTTTTGCCTATGCGCTGTATTACCCGGCGGTGGAGATCCTGTCGTCGATTGCGATTGCGCTGGTGATCTGGCGGGGTGGGTTTGGGGTGATCCACTCGGCTGAGGCGGGAACTTCGATGGTGGCGGGCGCGGTCACGATCGGGGTGCTGTCGGCGTTTATCCAGTATTCGCAGCGGTTTTTCCGGCCGATTATGGACTTGAGCGAGAAGTTCAATATTTTGCAGGCGGCGATGGCGGCCTGCGAGAGGATCTTCAAGCTTCTCGACACGCCGACGGAGATTGTTTCGCCTGCTGAGGCGAAGGCCGGGGATGGGTCGAATCGGATCGAGTTCCGGCATGTTTGGTTTACCTACCAGGCGCTTACGGAGGAGCAGCGAGCGAAAGTTGCGGCGGCTTCGGCGGCGGAGTTGGCTGCTATGCCGGATGTTGAGTGGATTTTGAAGGATGTTTCATTTGTCGTGGAGCCGGGGCAGACGGTTGCGATTGTCGGACACACCGGCGCGGGCAAGACTACGCTGACGGGCCTGATGATGCGCTTCTACGATGTGACGCGTGGTGCAATCTATCTGGATGGGGTGGACCTCCGGGAACATGATCTGGGCGCGTTGCGGCGGCATTTCGCGGTCGTCTTGCAGGACCCGTTCCTATTTACCGGGACGATTGCGGAGAATATCCGGCTGGGCGCGGCGGAGATTACGGAAGACCGCATGGTGGCTGCGGCGCGCGATGTGAATGTGCTGGAGTTTGTGCAGGGGCTGGCGAAGGGGTTTGATGAGCCGGTGCTGGAGCGCGGGAATTCGCTGTCGACGGGGCAGAAGCAGCTGATCAACTTTGCACGGGCGCTGGCGTATGATCCTCGGATTCTGATTCTGGATGAAGCTACTTCGAGCGTCGATACAGATACGGAGATGAAGATTCGGCTGGCGCTGGAGCGGATGGTGGAGGGGCGGACTTCGGTGCTGATTGCGCATCGGCTATCGACGGTGCAGCGTGCGGATGTGATTCTGGTGATGCACAAGGGGCAGCTGCGGGAGTTTGGTTCGCATCAGGAGTTGCTGGGGCAGCGGGGGATTTATTGGAAGCTGTATCAGTTGCAATATAAGGATCAGGAGCCGGGGGCGGCTTCGGCTGTGCTGGCGCCGGAGCTGGCTTCGGGGTTGGCGCTGGGGGACTGA
- the lpxB gene encoding lipid-A-disaccharide synthase, which yields MQKTSPNIFLSAGEASGEAYGALLISELKSRCLGAMFFGMGGERMEALGCERVVKSEDVAVMGITEVIRHLPQIYREYRKLKAAIRQRRPDVAVLIDFPDIHLKLAEEFHALGIPVIFFVSPQLWAWKKGRIRKVQRFVDRMLVIFPFEEPFYRESGVNATYVGHPLADLELPGVSRAEFAEGNGLDPGNRWIGLLPGSRAKEIRLNLPEMARAARLLFERDPHMEFLLPLAPTLTIAQAHVVTGLLSEFADGLPVRMVRDARAALFHARGAIVASGTATVEAALIGNPFVVVYRVSPVTYAIAKRVVTVPHVAMVNLVADKRLVPELIQDDFQAGRIVQELEPLLADGDSRAEMMAGLVAVGEKLRAGRGSKATAIAAVATIVLETVGLAS from the coding sequence ATGCAGAAGACATCTCCGAACATTTTTCTGTCTGCGGGTGAGGCGAGTGGCGAGGCTTATGGGGCGTTGCTGATCTCGGAGCTGAAATCCCGTTGCCTTGGTGCGATGTTCTTTGGCATGGGCGGAGAGCGGATGGAGGCTCTGGGCTGCGAGCGGGTCGTCAAATCGGAAGACGTGGCGGTGATGGGGATCACTGAGGTGATCCGGCATTTGCCGCAGATTTATCGCGAGTACCGGAAGCTGAAGGCTGCGATTCGGCAGCGACGGCCGGATGTCGCTGTTTTGATTGATTTTCCGGATATTCATCTGAAGCTGGCGGAGGAGTTTCATGCGCTGGGGATTCCGGTGATCTTCTTTGTGAGCCCGCAGCTTTGGGCGTGGAAAAAGGGGCGAATCCGGAAGGTGCAGCGGTTTGTGGACCGGATGCTGGTGATCTTTCCGTTTGAAGAGCCGTTTTACCGGGAGAGCGGGGTGAATGCGACGTATGTCGGGCATCCGCTGGCGGATTTAGAGTTACCCGGGGTTTCACGCGCTGAGTTTGCCGAGGGAAACGGGCTTGACCCTGGCAATCGCTGGATTGGGTTGTTGCCGGGGAGTAGGGCGAAAGAGATTCGACTGAATCTGCCGGAGATGGCGCGAGCGGCACGGCTGCTATTTGAGCGCGATCCGCATATGGAGTTTTTGCTTCCGCTGGCTCCGACGCTGACGATAGCGCAGGCGCATGTGGTGACTGGGCTGCTGTCGGAGTTCGCGGATGGTCTACCGGTGCGCATGGTGCGCGATGCACGGGCTGCGCTTTTTCATGCGCGGGGGGCGATTGTGGCGAGCGGTACGGCGACGGTCGAGGCGGCGCTGATTGGGAATCCTTTTGTAGTGGTGTACCGGGTGTCGCCGGTGACGTATGCAATTGCCAAGCGGGTGGTGACAGTGCCGCATGTCGCGATGGTGAACCTGGTGGCGGATAAGCGTCTTGTCCCTGAGCTGATTCAAGATGACTTTCAGGCAGGTCGCATCGTCCAAGAGCTAGAACCGCTGTTGGCAGATGGGGATTCGCGCGCGGAGATGATGGCTGGCCTTGTGGCGGTGGGGGAAAAACTGCGCGCTGGGCGGGGATCCAAGGCGACGGCAATTGCCGCGGTGGCCACAATTGTGCTGGAAACGGTAGGATTAGCGAGTTAG